A single region of the Pontibacter kalidii genome encodes:
- the ilvA gene encoding threonine ammonia-lyase IlvA yields MDKDVALENTVVALERVQRAAMNLRGVIYKTPLLQNHWLSQTYGADIYLKREDLQIVRSYKIRGAYNKISTLSAQQAEREIVCASAGNHAQGVAYACQLLGIKGYIFMPANTPAQKVGKVRLFGKDKVEVVLTGNTYDEAYAAAKDLCDSHGATFIHPFDDMAIVEGQATVGLEVLQDATFDIDYCFVPIGGGGLASGVASVFKQLSPKTKIVGVQPMGAPSMYTSIREDRRQALESIDSFVDGAAVKCPGELTYELCRELLDDIVLVPEGQVCEDLLKMYNEEGIVLEPAGTLTVSVLKTYADKIAGKNVVCVISGSNNDITRMEDIKERAMQHQGLKHYFMVTFNQKPGALRTFMNQVLHPSDDIIHFQYIKKNNKEKGPVFIGIEVKQPHDVENIKHRMAEEGFAYEYLNGKQDFLNLLV; encoded by the coding sequence ATGGATAAAGATGTAGCTTTAGAGAATACCGTCGTAGCCCTGGAGAGGGTGCAGCGGGCGGCAATGAATTTGAGGGGAGTGATCTACAAGACGCCCCTGTTGCAGAACCACTGGCTTTCCCAGACCTATGGTGCCGACATTTACCTGAAACGCGAGGACCTGCAGATCGTGCGCTCCTACAAGATCAGGGGGGCGTACAACAAGATTTCTACGCTTTCTGCCCAGCAGGCGGAGCGGGAGATAGTGTGCGCCAGCGCCGGCAACCATGCTCAGGGAGTGGCCTATGCCTGCCAGCTGCTCGGTATTAAAGGCTACATCTTTATGCCTGCCAACACACCCGCCCAAAAGGTGGGCAAGGTGCGGCTTTTCGGAAAGGATAAGGTGGAGGTGGTGCTTACCGGCAACACGTACGATGAAGCCTATGCCGCTGCCAAGGATTTATGTGATAGCCACGGCGCCACCTTTATTCACCCCTTCGACGACATGGCCATTGTAGAGGGGCAGGCAACGGTGGGCTTGGAGGTGCTGCAGGACGCTACCTTCGACATCGACTACTGCTTTGTGCCGATAGGCGGGGGCGGCTTGGCGTCCGGAGTGGCCAGCGTGTTCAAGCAATTGAGCCCGAAAACAAAGATCGTGGGCGTGCAGCCCATGGGGGCGCCTTCCATGTATACTTCCATCCGGGAGGACAGGCGGCAGGCGCTGGAAAGCATAGATAGCTTTGTGGACGGGGCCGCGGTGAAATGCCCGGGTGAGCTGACCTATGAGCTGTGCCGGGAACTGCTGGATGACATCGTGCTGGTGCCGGAAGGACAGGTTTGCGAAGACCTCCTGAAGATGTACAACGAGGAAGGAATCGTATTGGAGCCGGCGGGTACGCTTACGGTGTCGGTACTGAAAACGTATGCTGATAAAATCGCCGGAAAGAACGTGGTCTGCGTGATCAGTGGCAGCAACAACGATATCACCCGCATGGAGGATATAAAGGAGCGGGCCATGCAGCACCAGGGTTTGAAACACTACTTCATGGTGACTTTCAACCAGAAGCCCGGTGCCCTCCGTACGTTCATGAACCAGGTGCTACACCCCAGCGATGACATCATCCATTTCCAGTACATCAAGAAGAACAACAAGGAAAAAGGCCCTGTATTTATCGGCATCGAGGTAAAACAGCCGCACGATGTGGAGAACATCAAGCACCGCATGGCCGAAGAGGGTTTTGCCTACGAATACTTGAACGGAAAGCAGGATTTCCTGAATCTGCTGGTGTAA
- a CDS encoding undecaprenyl-phosphate glucose phosphotransferase, producing the protein MQHKYTTLFKWINILVDYLILNIILFISFLIFNPNLGVMGLYDFRLILLISNLCWFFCSNIFDLYNNILKREAVPTMTANIACLGLYILLSVNLKIILPDLNISFLSLAFMAVFFSLLLLLWRTAFLLLRKYRRQFWIQYTNVVIVGTSTVGTGLYKYISTNTQLGYNVLGIFGEDTPQLSPDVKYLGHIQDCIDYACAHDVQEIYCALPTSDSETINRLLQEADNHMIRFRLVPDVKGTIDRNFMVELYGFMPVLIPRQEPLNNKANEVVKRVFDILFSSLVITFLLSWLIPLLGIIIKLDSSGPIFFRQLRSGKNNKPFYCLKFRSMAQNNQCDDLQASKDDMRITRVGRFIRQTSIDELPQFFNVLLGDMSVVGPRPHMIKHTQDYSQLINSYMVRHLLTPGITGWAQIMGHRGETKETSAMINRVQADLWYLENWSMFLDLKIVLLTVWQVLKGDEKAF; encoded by the coding sequence ATGCAGCATAAATACACAACGCTTTTCAAGTGGATAAATATCTTAGTAGACTATTTAATACTAAATATTATCCTATTTATATCCTTCCTCATTTTTAACCCGAACCTGGGGGTAATGGGTCTGTATGACTTCAGATTGATTCTCTTGATATCTAATTTATGCTGGTTCTTCTGCTCCAACATTTTCGATCTTTACAACAATATCTTGAAGCGCGAAGCTGTCCCTACGATGACGGCTAACATTGCCTGCTTGGGGCTTTACATCCTCCTCTCGGTAAACCTCAAAATTATATTACCAGACCTGAACATTTCCTTCCTCTCCTTAGCATTTATGGCAGTATTCTTTTCTTTGCTGCTACTGCTATGGAGAACGGCATTTCTCTTACTAAGAAAATACAGGCGACAGTTCTGGATACAGTACACAAATGTAGTAATAGTGGGCACAAGTACTGTAGGCACTGGCTTGTACAAATACATAAGCACGAATACACAGTTAGGGTATAACGTTCTCGGCATCTTCGGCGAAGATACGCCTCAGCTTTCCCCTGATGTAAAATACCTAGGGCACATACAGGATTGTATCGATTATGCCTGTGCGCATGATGTCCAGGAAATATATTGCGCTCTGCCTACAAGTGATAGTGAAACCATAAACAGGCTCCTACAGGAAGCTGATAACCATATGATCCGGTTTAGGCTGGTGCCGGATGTAAAAGGTACGATTGACAGAAACTTTATGGTTGAACTCTACGGCTTTATGCCTGTACTCATACCTCGGCAGGAACCGCTAAATAATAAGGCTAACGAAGTAGTAAAAAGAGTTTTTGATATTCTTTTCTCCTCTCTCGTAATTACCTTTCTGTTAAGCTGGCTGATTCCTCTACTGGGCATTATTATAAAACTAGATTCCAGCGGACCTATATTCTTCAGACAATTGCGCTCAGGTAAAAATAATAAGCCATTTTACTGCCTTAAGTTCAGGAGTATGGCTCAAAACAACCAATGTGACGACCTGCAGGCAAGTAAAGATGACATGAGAATAACCAGGGTCGGAAGATTTATAAGACAAACAAGTATAGATGAGTTGCCCCAGTTCTTTAACGTGCTACTGGGAGACATGTCAGTGGTTGGTCCTCGCCCTCACATGATTAAGCATACACAAGACTATTCACAGCTCATCAACAGCTACATGGTTCGCCATTTACTGACACCTGGTATAACAGGTTGGGCTCAAATCATGGGCCACAGAGGCGAAACAAAAGAAACCAGCGCTATGATAAACCGCGTGCAGGCTGACCTGTGGTACCTGGAGAATTGGTCAATGTTCCTGGATCTTAAGATAGTACTGCTAACAGTATGGCAAGTGCTCAAAGGAGATGAAAAAGCATTTTAG
- a CDS encoding LamG-like jellyroll fold domain-containing protein, with protein sequence MSKFIYLAACVLLISFKLTAQSSVIPFKSTWKYLDNGTNQGTSWRDVSFDDATWKTGNGKLGYGISDAATVVSYGGKSNSKYITTYFRKSITIADAALFSSYQAKVNRDDGVIVYVNGVEVYRNNMPSGTISYTTLAAGTSGGDDGATPIPFTITASAFRSGVNTVAVEIHQASLTSSDIAFDLELLATGVTAPTNQPPIVQIESPTNNTSYTLGQDVQITASASDPEGSLAKVEFFANDTKVGEDASSPYSISWNPTSVGTYQLSAKATDGAGASTPSTGISVTITSATPVDQTAPAVLSINRQSPTTSITEATNITFRTTFSEPVTGVDRGDFNLTEVSGSVTGILSPDAVAAVGTAGSTYDVTVNSVSGNGVLRLDLKSNETGIADTAGNAISSGYTAGQTYTIEQDLTGEEPTDPAPPQAKGFASLVRLNPVPISTSTGEKPQSKVWTYDGKHWAVLPNSSGTYLWRLDGTSWTNVLKLSSRTTTKADCKLVNNIAHILLYQGPSSQMASVEYVPSLGTYKLWSRRTSTVGLSLDTGVETATIDIDSEGRMWVASAGVSDVNVRWSDAPYSNWSAPVTIATGVKDDDICAVIALPKSKKIGVLWSNQNTKRFGFKTHSDGAAPSDWSADEAPAANEALEVGNGMADDHMNMAVGSDGTLYCAVKTSYDINGYPKLILLVRRLSGNWDPLYEVSPNGTRPIVILNETNSKFRIVYSSQEYGGDILYRESSTSNILLSTQLTLIKGGTYDNSTSTKANFNTDVVILASSSTEAVGVLASDGTIESVPSVPVLASPTNGATGVESAPTLGWNSASGATSYQVQVSSVADFSSVIFDDGTTNTSVDISGLAFNTSYFWRVKGINADGSSSWSSAWSFKTSSAPTNTLVGHWKMEEASGTTLLDASEYKNHATTVGNPTWTGGVVGQALQLNGSSQYATVPDNTSLDITGSITLAAWIKPEKVATQYLLKKATQSGTNGYELSLSNAGKVFFRFNQASSGDMYRQNSVASYPTDGTTWMHVAATYDGTVINIYINGKLNSYKTLSAPSSINVNALALGIGAQSDGGSKFQGAIDDARVYNTALSASQIMELTTVSPSMLASASSASFVILPEEGVQGKLAVFPNPYQTQATITFSLVKDGDYVLMLNDSKGMQIAELKRGRAIAGEQYQTIIDRATLSVGMYIIRLQTNQGTKSIKLLLSN encoded by the coding sequence ATGAGCAAATTTATTTACCTAGCAGCCTGTGTCCTGCTGATTTCCTTTAAATTAACAGCACAATCAAGTGTCATACCCTTTAAATCTACCTGGAAATACCTCGACAACGGTACCAACCAAGGCACTAGCTGGCGAGACGTGTCTTTTGATGATGCGACTTGGAAAACAGGCAACGGCAAACTCGGCTATGGCATAAGCGATGCCGCCACGGTAGTCAGCTACGGAGGCAAGTCCAACAGCAAATACATCACTACCTATTTCCGGAAAAGTATAACCATTGCCGATGCTGCGCTTTTCTCTTCCTACCAAGCCAAAGTGAACCGGGATGACGGAGTGATCGTGTATGTAAATGGGGTGGAAGTATACCGCAATAACATGCCATCGGGTACGATTTCCTACACTACGCTGGCAGCAGGAACCTCCGGTGGCGATGACGGCGCTACCCCGATCCCTTTTACTATTACGGCTTCCGCCTTTAGAAGTGGAGTTAACACCGTTGCCGTAGAGATTCACCAGGCCAGTCTGACCAGTTCTGATATTGCTTTTGACCTGGAACTGTTAGCCACAGGAGTTACTGCTCCGACAAATCAGCCTCCCATAGTACAGATCGAGAGTCCTACAAATAATACAAGTTATACTTTAGGGCAGGATGTTCAAATCACAGCAAGTGCCTCCGATCCGGAAGGTTCTTTGGCAAAGGTTGAGTTTTTCGCCAACGACACCAAAGTAGGGGAAGATGCCTCCAGCCCCTACAGCATTTCCTGGAACCCTACAAGTGTGGGCACCTACCAACTCTCAGCCAAGGCAACCGACGGGGCGGGTGCCTCCACCCCGTCTACAGGTATAAGCGTCACTATCACATCTGCGACACCTGTAGATCAGACGGCACCTGCCGTACTTAGCATAAATCGACAGTCCCCCACCACGTCAATCACAGAGGCCACCAACATTACATTTAGGACCACCTTCTCAGAACCGGTGACTGGGGTAGACCGAGGCGACTTTAACCTCACCGAAGTTTCCGGCAGTGTAACAGGCATACTTTCACCCGATGCAGTAGCCGCTGTTGGCACAGCGGGTAGTACCTATGACGTAACTGTAAACTCGGTGAGCGGCAATGGCGTACTTCGGCTTGACCTGAAAAGCAACGAAACGGGCATTGCAGATACAGCCGGAAATGCCATCAGCAGCGGCTATACTGCGGGGCAGACATACACCATTGAGCAGGATCTGACCGGAGAAGAACCAACAGATCCAGCTCCTCCACAGGCAAAAGGCTTTGCTTCTTTAGTCCGTCTGAATCCCGTACCCATTTCTACCAGTACAGGCGAAAAGCCACAATCCAAAGTATGGACCTATGACGGAAAGCATTGGGCGGTATTACCCAACTCTTCGGGTACTTATCTTTGGCGGCTCGATGGAACATCCTGGACGAACGTGCTCAAGTTATCCTCCCGTACAACCACAAAAGCAGACTGTAAACTAGTCAATAACATAGCACACATTCTGCTATATCAGGGCCCTTCATCGCAAATGGCCTCGGTAGAGTATGTTCCTTCCCTGGGAACGTACAAACTCTGGTCGCGAAGAACTTCCACTGTAGGTCTTTCCCTGGACACCGGCGTTGAAACGGCCACCATCGACATCGATAGCGAGGGCAGGATGTGGGTAGCTTCTGCTGGCGTGAGTGACGTGAACGTGCGTTGGAGCGACGCTCCTTATTCAAACTGGAGTGCACCGGTCACCATCGCTACCGGTGTAAAGGATGATGACATATGTGCCGTTATCGCTCTACCCAAATCAAAAAAAATTGGGGTACTTTGGTCGAATCAGAACACCAAACGGTTTGGTTTCAAAACCCACAGCGACGGAGCAGCGCCTTCCGACTGGTCGGCAGATGAAGCGCCTGCTGCGAATGAGGCCTTAGAGGTAGGTAATGGCATGGCTGATGACCACATGAACATGGCGGTCGGAAGCGACGGCACCTTGTACTGCGCCGTTAAGACCAGTTACGACATCAACGGATATCCTAAGCTTATCCTGCTCGTTCGCCGCCTATCCGGCAACTGGGATCCTTTATACGAGGTATCTCCAAACGGTACCCGCCCTATCGTGATCCTGAACGAAACCAACAGTAAATTCAGAATAGTATATTCTTCTCAGGAATATGGAGGAGATATTTTATACAGAGAGTCCTCAACCTCCAATATTTTGTTAAGTACTCAACTCACGTTGATCAAGGGGGGCACTTATGATAACTCCACCAGTACTAAGGCCAATTTCAATACCGATGTAGTTATACTTGCATCTAGCAGTACGGAAGCCGTAGGTGTCCTGGCAAGTGATGGAACGATTGAATCGGTACCGTCGGTGCCTGTTTTGGCTTCCCCTACCAACGGCGCAACAGGAGTTGAGTCAGCTCCAACTCTGGGTTGGAATAGTGCATCAGGTGCAACTTCTTATCAGGTGCAGGTATCCTCAGTTGCTGATTTCAGTAGCGTAATATTTGATGACGGAACCACCAATACATCCGTTGACATCTCCGGTTTAGCTTTTAACACAAGCTATTTCTGGCGTGTGAAAGGTATCAATGCAGATGGTAGCAGCAGTTGGTCTAGTGCCTGGAGCTTTAAAACCAGTTCTGCCCCAACCAATACATTGGTAGGCCACTGGAAGATGGAAGAGGCAAGCGGCACAACACTTTTAGACGCCTCTGAGTATAAAAACCATGCCACCACGGTTGGAAACCCAACCTGGACTGGCGGAGTCGTAGGGCAGGCTTTGCAATTGAATGGATCTTCTCAATATGCAACTGTTCCAGATAATACCTCGCTGGATATAACCGGGTCTATCACATTAGCAGCCTGGATCAAGCCCGAGAAAGTGGCCACGCAGTACCTACTGAAAAAGGCAACCCAAAGCGGCACCAACGGCTATGAGCTTTCACTTTCAAATGCTGGCAAGGTATTCTTCAGGTTTAACCAGGCCTCTTCTGGTGATATGTACCGGCAAAACTCCGTAGCATCGTACCCTACGGATGGTACTACCTGGATGCACGTTGCTGCCACTTATGATGGCACGGTAATCAACATATATATAAATGGGAAACTAAACAGCTATAAAACTCTCTCTGCCCCATCTTCAATAAACGTCAACGCCCTTGCTCTGGGTATCGGAGCGCAGAGTGACGGGGGCAGTAAATTCCAAGGGGCAATTGATGATGCACGCGTCTATAATACGGCCTTAAGTGCATCACAAATTATGGAGTTGACTACAGTTTCCCCTTCCATGTTAGCCTCCGCTTCCTCTGCTTCCTTTGTCATATTACCAGAGGAAGGTGTACAAGGTAAATTGGCTGTTTTCCCAAACCCCTATCAAACTCAGGCAACAATTACGTTTAGCCTTGTTAAAGATGGAGACTATGTCCTTATGTTAAATGATAGCAAAGGCATGCAGATAGCTGAATTAAAAAGGGGAAGAGCCATTGCCGGTGAACAGTACCAAACAATTATTGATAGAGCGACACTATCTGTTGGCATGTACATTATTAGATTGCAGACTAATCAAGGCACAAAATCAATTAAACTATTATTAAGTAACTAA
- a CDS encoding ATP-binding cassette domain-containing protein: MLPVRLRVNRNYASKIKITHAMLTLPTILSLDSITVRYLNQQLFQNLSFTVNKGEHWALTGEGATDLLQTIAGKYNVTQGSVRHVYYEEYLKENPQQKLPFTPSDLVAEVMQKHNFRNLSSNATEFYYQQRYHARDSEDAPQVKTYLSEIKPATTTPAVWNYDQVVHTFRLGNLLEKELIKLSNGETKRLLVAAALLRNPSLLLLDYPLTGLDVESRASFSDVINQIIASGITVIMTSSATEIPEGITHVAVLEERQIAAAVLKEAYLPLQARNFPAVTITKQELQELFSPDPSVQCGIVVQLTDVSIKYGDKLVLDSINWRIRQGDRWALLGHNGAGKSTLLSLITGDNPQAYAKKIILFGRQRGSGESIWDIKKRIGFVSPELYQYFPDNCTCLEVVESGFYDTLGLVRPGEAANGEKARRWMKLLGMEQESDKLLKHVPVSVQRVCLLARALVKNPPLLILDEPCQGMDQHQKLYFKQLLDTICTHSSTTLVYVTHYQEEIPESVDKVLQLKEGKVISKGVVEPVEG; the protein is encoded by the coding sequence ATGCTGCCTGTAAGACTCAGGGTGAACCGCAACTACGCCAGCAAAATCAAAATAACACACGCCATGCTCACATTACCTACTATTCTTAGCCTCGATAGCATTACTGTTCGCTATTTAAACCAGCAGCTTTTCCAAAACCTGAGCTTTACGGTTAACAAAGGCGAGCACTGGGCATTAACAGGGGAGGGGGCAACAGATTTGTTGCAAACCATTGCCGGGAAGTATAATGTAACACAGGGAAGCGTGCGGCATGTGTATTACGAGGAGTACCTGAAGGAGAATCCCCAGCAGAAGTTGCCCTTCACGCCTTCCGATCTGGTGGCAGAGGTTATGCAGAAGCACAACTTCCGAAACCTGTCATCTAACGCCACCGAGTTTTACTACCAGCAACGCTATCATGCCCGTGACTCTGAGGATGCTCCACAAGTTAAAACGTATCTATCGGAGATAAAGCCGGCCACCACTACTCCGGCTGTCTGGAACTATGACCAGGTTGTGCATACGTTCAGGCTGGGAAACCTGCTGGAGAAAGAGTTGATCAAGCTGTCGAATGGGGAAACCAAGCGGTTGCTTGTTGCTGCTGCGTTGCTGCGGAACCCCAGCCTGTTGCTCCTCGACTATCCGCTAACGGGGCTGGATGTGGAGTCCCGCGCTTCTTTCAGCGACGTCATTAACCAGATCATTGCCTCAGGTATAACGGTGATCATGACATCTTCCGCTACGGAGATACCGGAAGGAATAACGCATGTGGCGGTGCTGGAAGAAAGGCAAATCGCGGCGGCTGTACTGAAAGAAGCCTACTTGCCCCTGCAGGCAAGAAACTTTCCTGCAGTTACCATAACCAAGCAGGAGCTGCAGGAGCTGTTTTCTCCCGATCCGTCCGTACAATGCGGTATAGTGGTGCAGCTGACAGACGTGTCGATCAAGTATGGCGATAAGCTGGTGCTGGATAGTATAAACTGGCGGATAAGGCAAGGCGACCGCTGGGCACTGCTGGGGCATAACGGTGCTGGTAAGTCTACGTTGCTTAGCCTCATTACGGGCGATAACCCGCAGGCCTACGCTAAGAAAATCATACTCTTCGGCCGCCAAAGGGGTAGCGGCGAGAGCATCTGGGACATTAAAAAAAGAATTGGGTTTGTGTCTCCGGAGCTGTACCAGTACTTCCCTGACAACTGTACGTGCCTGGAGGTGGTGGAGTCTGGCTTCTATGATACCCTTGGCCTCGTTCGCCCGGGCGAGGCTGCTAATGGCGAAAAAGCCCGACGCTGGATGAAACTTCTGGGCATGGAGCAGGAATCAGACAAGCTCCTGAAACATGTTCCTGTGAGTGTGCAGCGGGTGTGCCTGCTGGCCAGGGCCCTTGTCAAGAATCCGCCGCTGCTGATTTTGGATGAGCCTTGCCAGGGGATGGATCAGCACCAGAAGTTATACTTTAAACAGCTGCTGGATACTATCTGCACGCACAGCAGCACAACACTGGTGTACGTTACCCACTACCAGGAAGAAATCCCTGAATCGGTGGATAAGGTGCTGCAGCTAAAAGAAGGGAAGGTAATAAGCAAGGGAGTTGTGGAACCTGTGGAGGGGTGA
- a CDS encoding glucosamine inositolphosphorylceramide transferase family protein, whose product MNFEKLKVALILDQEIIPLWQYQLIETLVKSAYAEISLVLMLTSLATNKRCRKRAAGKKYTAVVNLHLQVDRMLFGSTTNFDRPSDLKEALGQTDILSVYLKEESAGSAISNSKIVSQINYYDLDVILQLAGDKLSGEILSVPRYGVWAYQHKVNDCPVGYMEVVNQQDTLRTDLLLFSPFFPNGQLIYRSFMLPDHLSIINTQHAAYWRTSLAMPRILQGLFKYGEGYLQNLAKRFDTKDPKGRLEALPNPVQALTKAVSHFTYLLYRVWRKIMYRDHWFILFSTQTEDPLTTSLSRYKRLAQPADRFWADPFLVTHAEKHYLFVEELLNRTGKGHITVVETNSNGEVLHFEKVLEKEYHLSYPFLLNHNNTYYMIPETGANRTVELYRCTEFPYKWEFVMNLMENVLTADVTLFFYNGKWWMFCCVDGTDQNIGMLDELHLYYSEELFSTEWISHPCNPIITDVSRARPAGRIFMKDNKIYRPSQDCSGMYGKAININQVTALSETEYNEHLLTKILPDKGNGILGTHTYNFSDSFTVLDGFRYLRKRFL is encoded by the coding sequence ATGAATTTTGAAAAGCTGAAAGTCGCCCTAATCTTAGACCAGGAGATAATTCCACTATGGCAGTACCAGTTGATTGAAACTTTAGTAAAATCAGCTTATGCTGAGATAAGCTTGGTGCTGATGCTCACCTCCCTTGCTACAAACAAAAGGTGCAGGAAAAGGGCGGCTGGAAAGAAGTATACTGCTGTAGTGAACCTCCATTTGCAAGTGGATAGAATGTTGTTTGGCAGCACTACAAATTTTGACCGACCATCGGACCTGAAGGAAGCACTTGGTCAAACTGATATACTAAGTGTATACCTGAAAGAAGAAAGTGCGGGGAGTGCTATTTCTAATTCAAAAATAGTTTCACAGATAAACTACTATGACCTGGATGTGATACTTCAACTGGCAGGAGACAAATTATCAGGTGAAATTCTTTCTGTTCCTAGGTATGGTGTGTGGGCTTACCAACATAAAGTAAACGACTGCCCGGTCGGTTATATGGAGGTAGTTAACCAGCAGGATACCCTCCGCACAGATCTACTGCTTTTTAGTCCCTTCTTTCCAAATGGCCAACTCATTTACCGCTCGTTCATGCTGCCAGACCACCTTTCTATCATCAATACACAGCACGCGGCTTACTGGAGAACTTCCCTTGCCATGCCCCGGATTTTGCAGGGCCTATTCAAGTATGGAGAAGGTTATCTACAGAATCTAGCGAAGAGGTTTGATACCAAGGATCCCAAAGGCAGATTGGAAGCTCTACCTAACCCTGTGCAAGCATTAACTAAAGCCGTCAGTCATTTTACCTATCTTCTGTACCGGGTGTGGAGAAAAATCATGTATAGGGACCACTGGTTCATCCTGTTTTCCACCCAAACTGAAGACCCACTGACAACCTCTCTCTCCAGGTATAAAAGGCTTGCCCAGCCCGCAGACAGGTTCTGGGCTGATCCATTCCTAGTAACTCATGCCGAAAAGCATTACCTCTTTGTTGAGGAGTTACTTAATAGGACGGGTAAAGGTCATATAACGGTTGTGGAGACAAATAGTAATGGGGAAGTGCTTCATTTTGAAAAAGTGCTTGAAAAGGAGTATCACTTGTCTTACCCTTTTCTTCTAAACCACAACAACACCTATTATATGATACCCGAAACAGGGGCAAATAGAACTGTGGAGCTTTACCGATGTACCGAGTTTCCTTATAAGTGGGAGTTTGTAATGAACCTGATGGAAAATGTTTTAACTGCTGACGTCACCCTGTTTTTCTACAATGGAAAGTGGTGGATGTTCTGTTGTGTCGATGGCACAGATCAGAACATTGGTATGCTGGATGAACTACACCTGTACTACTCAGAGGAACTCTTCTCTACGGAGTGGATAAGCCATCCTTGCAACCCGATTATTACAGACGTAAGCAGAGCCAGGCCAGCAGGCAGGATCTTCATGAAAGATAACAAAATATATCGCCCTTCACAGGATTGTTCGGGTATGTATGGCAAAGCTATCAATATAAACCAGGTAACGGCTCTGTCCGAAACAGAATATAATGAGCATCTTTTGACAAAAATTTTACCAGATAAGGGCAATGGTATACTAGGCACCCACACTTATAATTTCAGCGATAGCTTTACTGTATTGGATGGCTTTAGGTACCTGAGAAAAAGGTTCTTATAG
- the ilvC gene encoding ketol-acid reductoisomerase, translated as MATINFGGVDETVITRDEFPLAKAREVLKDEVIAVIGYGVQGPGQALNLRDNGFNVIVGQRQDSASWEKAKSDGWVEGETLFSIEEAAERGTIIANLLSDAGQIAVWPTLKERLKPGKALYFSHGFGITFKEHTSIVPPADVDVILAAPKGSGTSLRRLFLSGGGLNSSFAVYQDATGKAYEKAVAMGIGIGSGYLFETDFKKEVFSDLTGERGVLMGALAGIIEAQYQVLRQRGHSPSEAFNETVEELTQSLVPLVGENGMDWMFSNCSVTAQRGALDWKGKFREATLPVLNELYDSVASGKEAERTIQRGSTPGYRKELEAELAEIRESELWQTGATVRKLRSK; from the coding sequence ATGGCAACTATCAATTTTGGAGGAGTAGACGAAACCGTTATCACCCGCGACGAATTCCCGCTGGCAAAGGCACGCGAAGTGCTGAAAGACGAGGTGATCGCCGTGATCGGTTATGGCGTGCAGGGCCCAGGCCAGGCACTGAACCTGAGAGACAACGGCTTTAACGTGATCGTGGGCCAGCGCCAGGATTCGGCCTCCTGGGAGAAAGCAAAAAGCGACGGTTGGGTAGAGGGCGAAACCCTTTTCTCGATCGAGGAAGCGGCGGAGCGCGGCACCATCATCGCCAACCTGCTGTCGGATGCCGGCCAGATTGCCGTGTGGCCAACCCTGAAAGAAAGGCTGAAGCCAGGCAAAGCGCTATACTTCTCACACGGCTTCGGCATTACGTTTAAGGAGCACACGAGCATTGTACCGCCTGCCGATGTGGATGTGATTCTGGCGGCCCCGAAAGGCAGCGGCACGAGCCTGCGCAGGCTGTTCCTGAGCGGCGGCGGCCTTAACTCTTCTTTCGCCGTGTACCAGGATGCCACAGGCAAAGCCTATGAGAAGGCTGTGGCGATGGGCATCGGCATTGGTTCAGGTTACCTGTTCGAGACTGACTTTAAAAAAGAAGTATTCAGCGACCTGACAGGCGAGCGTGGCGTGTTGATGGGCGCCCTGGCCGGTATCATTGAGGCACAGTACCAGGTGCTGCGTCAGCGTGGCCACTCGCCGTCGGAGGCTTTCAACGAAACCGTGGAAGAGCTAACCCAAAGCCTGGTGCCGCTGGTAGGCGAAAACGGCATGGACTGGATGTTCTCCAACTGCTCGGTAACGGCTCAGCGTGGCGCCCTGGATTGGAAAGGCAAGTTCAGAGAAGCAACACTGCCGGTGCTCAACGAGCTGTACGACAGCGTGGCCTCCGGCAAAGAGGCGGAGCGTACCATTCAGCGCGGCTCTACACCGGGATACCGCAAGGAACTGGAGGCAGAACTGGCAGAGATACGCGAATCAGAATTATGGCAAACGGGAGCAACGGTGCGTAAGCTCCGCTCCAAGTAA